The uncultured Bacteroides sp. genome includes the window ATTCCGGTAAGGAACAAAACTTGCTCTGGCGATTTGGTTGCCGCACTAAAGACTTCTTCCAGATCATTCACCGTATTCATTTTTTGTCCGTTGGCTTTCAATATAATAAAGCCTTTCCGAATACCTGCTGCCGACATTTTACCGGATGTAACACCCGTAACTTCCAGACCATAGTTTAAATTCAACTGTTTCTTCAAATCGGCCGATACTTCCTTAAAAGCAGCACCCAAAATATCCATTCCGGCATTTTTAACTACTTTAGTAGTTCCCTGTTCATTTTTCAATGTCAGATTAATAGTCATTTCCTTCTTGTGGCGAATCAATTTCACATTCACTTTATCACCTGGACGATGTTTTGCCAATTCTCCCTGCAATTCAGCCATGTTTTTCACCTTCGCACCGTCAAGCCCCACAATCACATCATCAACTTTAATGCCGGCTCCGGCAGCAGATCCTCCATCAATAACCTCAGCCACCAATACACCGTCTACTACACCCAATTCTTTTGCTTTTTTATTAAGAGCATCGCTTAATTCTTCATCGCTGATAGATCCGCCTTTGATGCCTAACAGAGCACGTTGCACGGTTCCATACTGTTTCAAATCGGCAACCACTTTCGTCATAATGCTCGTCGGTATGGCAAATCCATATCCGGCATACGCACCTGTAGGAGAAGACAATACTGCATTAATTCCCACCAATTCACCTTTTGTGTTCACCAGTGCTCCACCACTATTCCCCTGATTAATGGCAGCATCGGTCTGAATAAACGATTCTACACCTCCATTATAAACACCCAACGTACGAGCTTTTGCACTGACAATACCCGCTGTTACCGTAGATGTTAAGTTAAACGGATTACCTACAGCAAGCACCCACTCTCCTACTTTCAAAGCATCGGAATTACCCACAGGCATCGTCGGAAAATCATCTCCTTCTATTTTAATCAATGCCAAGTCAGTAGCCGGATCGGCACCTATAATGCGGCCTTTAAAATCACGATTATCATTCAGCTTCACATTTATTTCATCAGCTCCGTCTATCACATGGTTGTTGGTTACAATATATCCATCTTTCGAAATAATAACCCCCGAACCAAATCCCACTCTGGGTTGTGTCTGCATCCGACGTTGCCGTCCTCCTCCATCACCAAAGAAAAAGTCAAATAAATCAGGTTCTTGTTGTTCTACAGTTGTTACTTTAGATAACTGCGTCGATTTAATATGTACAACAGCCTGAATGGAACTTGCGGCAGCGGCTGTCAAATCTACAGGTTGTGCATTCACACCATTGTAGGAAGCCAGATGCGTATTAGGATTTTGCTCAAACACCTCATCATACGTCAAAGGTTTGCTACCCGATTTCAATATAGAATAAGTAGTAACCCCTGCCACTCCCGAACTTAGGAGCACTATAGCACCTATTCCTAGAATTTTTTTAGTTGTCTGTTT containing:
- a CDS encoding Do family serine endopeptidase; translation: MKQTTKKILGIGAIVLLSSGVAGVTTYSILKSGSKPLTYDEVFEQNPNTHLASYNGVNAQPVDLTAAAASSIQAVVHIKSTQLSKVTTVEQQEPDLFDFFFGDGGGRQRRMQTQPRVGFGSGVIISKDGYIVTNNHVIDGADEINVKLNDNRDFKGRIIGADPATDLALIKIEGDDFPTMPVGNSDALKVGEWVLAVGNPFNLTSTVTAGIVSAKARTLGVYNGGVESFIQTDAAINQGNSGGALVNTKGELVGINAVLSSPTGAYAGYGFAIPTSIMTKVVADLKQYGTVQRALLGIKGGSISDEELSDALNKKAKELGVVDGVLVAEVIDGGSAAGAGIKVDDVIVGLDGAKVKNMAELQGELAKHRPGDKVNVKLIRHKKEMTINLTLKNEQGTTKVVKNAGMDILGAAFKEVSADLKKQLNLNYGLEVTGVTSGKMSAAGIRKGFIILKANGQKMNTVNDLEEVFSAATKSPEQVLFLTGMFPSGKRANYAVDLSQN